A stretch of the Halomonas sp. BDJS001 genome encodes the following:
- a CDS encoding membrane integrity-associated transporter subunit PqiC — protein MFIWMRCSLLLLCLLLSACASSVTPPSRYMLPSDPLTSTARQPEGTLIVNSPRLAHYLDVDGIVMQLDDITLNAAREHQWAEGLGRQLERNLRANLAHALPTIRVMRAEGEQANALTLRLNVDQFQGRFDGVAVASGQWQLLNDVGELLVMENFYAETPLAEDGYPALVRALTDSWDQAAELIATEIRQGDYFD, from the coding sequence ATGTTCATATGGATGAGATGTTCCTTGCTGCTGCTATGCTTGTTGTTATCCGCCTGTGCCAGCAGCGTCACGCCCCCCTCTCGCTACATGCTGCCGAGCGACCCGCTGACTAGCACCGCTCGCCAGCCCGAGGGCACGCTTATAGTGAACTCACCTCGGCTTGCCCACTATCTGGATGTCGACGGCATTGTGATGCAGCTAGACGACATTACGTTGAACGCCGCTCGCGAGCATCAGTGGGCAGAAGGGTTAGGCAGGCAGTTAGAACGGAATCTGCGCGCCAATCTGGCGCATGCGCTGCCAACGATTAGGGTTATGCGTGCAGAAGGCGAACAGGCTAACGCCTTGACGCTGCGCCTCAACGTGGATCAATTCCAGGGGCGCTTTGACGGTGTCGCTGTGGCTAGCGGCCAATGGCAATTACTTAACGATGTTGGAGAGCTGTTAGTGATGGAAAACTTCTATGCAGAAACCCCTCTAGCAGAAGATGGCTACCCCGCCTTGGTGCGCGCATTAACTGATAGTTGGGATCAAGCCGCCGAACTGATCGCCACTGAAATACGACAGGGCGATTATTTTGATTAA
- a CDS encoding DEAD/DEAH box helicase produces MSFSELGLHADLLRAVTAQGYTEPTPIQRQAIPVVLEGRDMLASAQTGTGKTAGFTLPMLQRLSSGKRPGKRQVRALVLTPTRELAAQVGESVSTYGQHLALRSHIIFGGVGQQPQIDALKAGLDVLVATPGRLLDLHQQGHVDLSCVEILVLDEADRMLDMGFIHDIKRLLRLVPKKRQNLLFSATFSNEIQTLAQQLLDNPAMIEVAPRNATADKIEQAIYRVDREKKRELLAHLIQQNGWFQVLVFTRTKHGANRLAEQLSKQDIPSMAIHGNKSQGARTRALTAFKSGDLQVLVATDIAARGLDINELPHVVNFDLPNVAEDYVHRIGRTGRAGSNGEAVSLVCVDEDALLGNIERLIKQTLPKHIEPGFEPDPSIKPEPIENGRRNQRQPRAKRKPEGQSANTGGERKRRARR; encoded by the coding sequence ATGAGCTTTTCTGAACTTGGCCTGCACGCCGATCTGTTACGCGCTGTCACAGCGCAAGGTTACACCGAGCCCACCCCGATACAACGACAGGCTATTCCCGTCGTACTAGAGGGTCGTGACATGCTGGCCAGCGCCCAAACCGGCACGGGTAAAACCGCTGGTTTCACGCTGCCAATGCTGCAACGCTTAAGCTCTGGCAAGCGGCCTGGGAAACGTCAGGTACGCGCACTGGTACTAACCCCCACCCGTGAGCTTGCCGCTCAAGTCGGCGAAAGCGTATCGACCTATGGACAACACTTGGCTCTGCGCTCCCATATTATTTTTGGCGGCGTCGGCCAACAGCCTCAAATCGATGCACTAAAAGCGGGTTTGGATGTACTTGTTGCCACCCCTGGACGCCTGCTGGATCTCCATCAGCAGGGACATGTGGATCTCTCCTGCGTCGAGATTTTAGTGCTTGATGAAGCTGACCGTATGCTGGATATGGGCTTCATTCACGATATTAAACGCTTGCTGCGCCTAGTGCCTAAAAAGCGCCAAAACCTGCTGTTTTCGGCGACATTCTCTAACGAGATCCAGACCCTGGCACAACAGTTGCTGGATAACCCGGCGATGATTGAAGTCGCGCCGCGCAATGCCACTGCCGACAAAATTGAGCAGGCCATTTACCGCGTTGATCGCGAGAAGAAGCGTGAACTGCTGGCCCACTTGATTCAGCAAAATGGCTGGTTCCAGGTGCTGGTATTTACGCGTACCAAACATGGTGCTAACCGCCTTGCCGAGCAGCTCTCCAAGCAGGACATCCCCTCCATGGCAATCCATGGTAATAAAAGCCAGGGAGCTCGTACTCGCGCACTAACGGCATTCAAGAGTGGCGACCTACAGGTACTGGTGGCCACCGATATCGCTGCTCGCGGTCTGGATATTAATGAGCTGCCCCACGTGGTTAATTTCGACCTGCCCAACGTAGCGGAAGATTACGTCCACCGCATTGGCCGCACCGGTCGGGCTGGCAGCAATGGCGAAGCCGTTTCGTTGGTATGTGTCGATGAAGACGCCCTGCTGGGCAACATTGAGCGCCTGATCAAACAGACGCTGCCTAAGCACATTGAGCCAGGTTTTGAGCCCGACCCCAGTATCAAACCTGAGCCCATCGAAAATGGCCGACGCAATCAACGTCAGCCGCGCGCCAAACGCAAACCCGAAGGCCAGAGTGCCAATACCGGTGGCGAGCGTAAACGTCGCGCACGGCGCTAG
- a CDS encoding CynX/NimT family MFS transporter — protein sequence MATRRSITFILLMVVVGLNLRPAMSSVAPLLTRLQESAGLSASAAGLLTTLPVLFLGLSAPLAPALAKRIGSERALSAALTLLAVGLILRGLPLPGGLFIGSAMAGCAIGIGGTLLPALVKRELPDSADLLTGLYTMALCLGGALGAGLSVPLTQLLGSWQASLMSWSLLALFALVLWHIQMPRTTMTSTPTAPKSGILRLLKQPLTWHVMLFMGIQSSMAYIVFGWLPTLLVDRGYNEADAGWTMAVSIMCQLASALGAPWLARMGRDQRPALLLVLLSTAMGLWMLLIAPLVWKWPGAALLGIGQGGSFSMALSLLVLRTANSRLAGQLSGLVQGGGYTLAALGPFGVGVMLQSGANTPHIAWLLIALILVCCGFALLAGRNQRLDDHSGELLVQRVTPTF from the coding sequence ATGGCAACGCGTCGCTCGATTACGTTTATTTTACTGATGGTTGTGGTGGGGCTAAATCTACGCCCCGCCATGTCTTCGGTTGCCCCTTTACTTACCCGCTTGCAAGAAAGCGCCGGGCTTTCCGCTAGCGCGGCGGGTCTACTCACCACGCTCCCCGTGCTTTTTTTAGGCCTCTCCGCCCCACTTGCCCCTGCCCTGGCTAAACGCATAGGCAGTGAACGGGCGCTGAGTGCAGCACTGACACTGCTGGCTGTTGGATTGATTTTGCGTGGTTTGCCGCTTCCCGGCGGGCTCTTTATCGGCTCGGCGATGGCAGGCTGCGCGATCGGCATTGGTGGCACCCTGCTACCGGCCTTGGTTAAGCGTGAACTCCCCGACAGTGCCGACCTCCTCACTGGCTTATACACCATGGCGCTCTGCCTGGGCGGCGCTTTAGGTGCCGGGCTCAGCGTTCCACTGACCCAACTGCTCGGTAGCTGGCAGGCGAGCTTGATGAGCTGGTCACTGCTGGCGCTATTCGCGCTAGTGCTTTGGCACATCCAAATGCCCCGCACCACCATGACAAGCACGCCAACAGCGCCGAAAAGCGGTATTTTACGGCTTCTTAAGCAACCACTTACCTGGCACGTTATGCTGTTCATGGGTATTCAATCATCCATGGCGTACATCGTATTTGGCTGGCTGCCTACACTGCTGGTTGATCGCGGTTATAACGAGGCCGATGCGGGCTGGACCATGGCGGTATCCATTATGTGCCAACTTGCCTCAGCGTTGGGCGCCCCCTGGCTTGCCCGCATGGGGCGTGACCAGCGTCCTGCGCTGCTGCTTGTGCTGCTTAGCACCGCCATGGGCCTGTGGATGCTGCTTATCGCGCCACTGGTATGGAAATGGCCAGGCGCTGCACTGCTGGGTATCGGCCAAGGCGGCAGCTTTAGCATGGCGCTGAGCCTGTTAGTATTACGAACGGCCAACTCACGCCTTGCCGGTCAGCTTTCTGGGCTTGTCCAGGGCGGTGGCTATACGCTGGCCGCACTCGGCCCTTTTGGTGTGGGGGTTATGCTGCAATCAGGCGCCAACACCCCACATATCGCCTGGCTGTTGATTGCCCTGATCCTGGTTTGCTGTGGCTTTGCGCTGCTTGCGGGCCGCAATCAGCGCTTAGACGATCATAGTGGCGAACTTTTGGTACAACGTGTTACGCCTACTTTCTGA
- a CDS encoding asparaginase yields the protein MAMPPYSPLADSVPSQERILVIYTGGTIGMQQHAEGLAPGGDFPTRMAAALSQLPLDQQQSLPAYEVLSYATLIDSSAATPLTWQQLARDINDQLTAYAGFVIIHGTDTLSWTAASLAYQLQGLDRPVVVTGSMLPLEAPGSDAMDNLHGALQFAAKPALQEVTVYFSGQLLRGARAIKQHSEAANAFASPNYPLLGERVGDDFIYYPSRGLGLQQRGAPRFELPDYRLVNQGEIVRIALWPGISAWQLEAWLSDSRVKGALLQLWGAGNLPNTPHLLDVLARASGEGKLLAAISLCPQGSVHLGVYAAGHGLNDAGVLAGDDMTPEAAFTKLAHLLAQPLTLEDQRQRFLTPLVGER from the coding sequence ATGGCGATGCCCCCCTACTCACCTCTAGCCGACAGCGTTCCCTCCCAAGAGCGCATTTTAGTTATTTACACGGGCGGCACTATCGGTATGCAGCAGCATGCGGAAGGCCTTGCGCCTGGTGGCGACTTTCCTACTCGCATGGCGGCGGCTCTCAGCCAGCTACCGCTTGACCAACAGCAATCTCTGCCTGCTTATGAGGTCTTAAGCTACGCTACGCTAATTGACTCAAGTGCGGCCACCCCGCTCACTTGGCAACAGCTCGCCCGTGATATTAACGACCAATTAACGGCCTACGCCGGTTTCGTGATTATTCACGGCACCGATACACTCAGCTGGACCGCCGCTAGCCTTGCCTACCAACTTCAGGGATTAGATAGACCAGTGGTCGTCACGGGCTCCATGCTTCCACTGGAAGCTCCGGGCAGCGATGCCATGGACAATTTACACGGTGCACTGCAGTTTGCCGCCAAGCCCGCACTCCAAGAAGTCACTGTTTACTTTTCAGGGCAACTGCTGCGAGGCGCCCGTGCCATCAAGCAGCACAGCGAAGCCGCCAACGCTTTCGCCAGCCCCAACTACCCGCTGCTCGGCGAACGGGTAGGTGATGATTTCATTTATTACCCCAGCCGCGGGCTGGGTCTGCAGCAGCGTGGTGCACCGCGTTTCGAGCTTCCCGACTACCGTCTGGTCAATCAGGGAGAGATCGTTCGCATCGCTCTTTGGCCGGGCATATCCGCGTGGCAGCTAGAGGCATGGCTGAGTGATTCGCGGGTTAAAGGTGCGTTGCTTCAGCTTTGGGGCGCTGGCAACCTTCCCAACACCCCTCATTTGCTTGACGTACTCGCCAGAGCCAGTGGCGAAGGCAAATTACTCGCTGCCATTAGCCTGTGCCCGCAGGGTAGCGTCCACCTGGGCGTTTACGCAGCGGGACACGGCCTTAACGATGCAGGCGTACTCGCAGGCGATGATATGACCCCAGAGGCAGCGTTCACCAAGCTGGCCCACTTACTGGCACAACCGCTCACGTTGGAAGATCAGCGTCAGCGCTTTTTAACACCACTCGTCGGTGAACGTTAA
- a CDS encoding DUF2789 domain-containing protein encodes MEKPVHHFSELFEQLGLASDPDSIERFIQRNAPLPETMPLAEAPCWNEGQAEFLKEAVDEDADWAEVVDHLDASMHKAQ; translated from the coding sequence ATGGAAAAGCCAGTGCATCACTTCAGCGAGCTGTTCGAACAGCTGGGCCTAGCATCTGACCCTGATTCGATAGAACGCTTTATCCAGCGCAATGCTCCGCTCCCGGAAACGATGCCATTGGCTGAAGCCCCCTGTTGGAACGAGGGTCAGGCAGAATTTCTAAAAGAGGCCGTGGATGAGGACGCCGACTGGGCAGAGGTGGTCGATCACCTTGATGCTTCCATGCATAAGGCCCAATAA
- a CDS encoding TVP38/TMEM64 family protein, translating to MNNPPKYPWRWALGFTFFAMLAYVWLWYSPDLMVVKQWASQASHHPIVIIGVMVIMAVTLAIGLPGSIGLWLIAPFYPPVIATTMLTLSSVVGALGAYQIAARAGRNWAPGGLTLKVMEMLEQRSDFMTQCAMRLLPGFPHSVINFAAGLRGISLKTYLLAATLGLVVKWGVYSSAIYGALEAIEEENALQFNVLLPLIALALLLLAGAWYRRRIEAARNVH from the coding sequence ATGAATAACCCGCCAAAGTACCCCTGGCGGTGGGCGTTAGGGTTTACATTTTTTGCCATGCTGGCTTATGTGTGGCTATGGTATTCACCAGATTTGATGGTGGTGAAGCAGTGGGCTTCCCAGGCATCGCATCATCCTATCGTTATTATAGGGGTCATGGTGATTATGGCTGTGACGTTAGCCATTGGACTGCCCGGCAGTATTGGGCTGTGGCTAATTGCACCCTTTTACCCACCGGTGATCGCCACAACGATGCTGACACTCAGCAGTGTGGTAGGCGCTTTGGGTGCGTATCAAATAGCCGCGCGCGCTGGTAGAAACTGGGCTCCTGGCGGTTTGACGTTGAAGGTGATGGAAATGCTGGAGCAGCGTAGCGACTTTATGACCCAGTGTGCCATGCGGCTCTTGCCTGGCTTTCCTCATTCGGTAATCAATTTTGCGGCAGGTCTGCGTGGTATTTCCCTTAAGACTTATTTATTGGCTGCAACGCTTGGTTTAGTGGTCAAGTGGGGAGTCTATAGTAGTGCGATTTATGGCGCTTTGGAGGCAATTGAGGAGGAGAATGCGCTGCAATTTAATGTGCTGCTACCACTGATTGCGTTGGCCCTGTTGCTATTGGCAGGGGCATGGTACAGGCGCCGCATAGAGGCGGCGCGCAACGTTCATTAA
- a CDS encoding SRPBCC family protein: protein MATIEHSEIINASPERVFDLLRRVEDFADYSDLIRSIETLGENRYRWHVRAVGMDWAFDVMVTEIQPPHVLAWESLDGVKNQGRYRLREVAEGTEVALTLSYEIRNRLMEKAVNKAAKPLVGKVSRQILERVEARLNDQQV from the coding sequence ATGGCAACCATTGAACATAGTGAAATCATTAATGCTTCACCCGAGCGTGTGTTTGACTTACTGCGCCGCGTCGAGGATTTTGCCGATTACTCGGATCTGATTCGCTCAATAGAGACCTTGGGTGAAAACCGATATCGTTGGCACGTGCGTGCGGTGGGTATGGATTGGGCGTTTGATGTCATGGTGACCGAGATCCAGCCGCCCCATGTGCTTGCCTGGGAGTCGCTGGACGGTGTGAAGAACCAGGGGCGGTACCGTCTTCGCGAGGTGGCAGAAGGTACCGAAGTGGCGTTGACGCTCAGCTATGAAATTCGCAATCGCTTAATGGAGAAGGCCGTAAACAAAGCCGCCAAGCCGCTAGTCGGAAAAGTCAGTCGACAAATTCTTGAACGTGTAGAAGCGCGTTTGAATGATCAGCAGGTTTGA
- the queC gene encoding 7-cyano-7-deazaguanine synthase QueC: MSSTPPVANNTATTTVVIYSGGMDSFTVLHRALREGLNVHALSFDYGQRHARELDTARQVCASLGLPHQVVDIRAIHGLIDNSALTNPDQSMPQADYDAENLRATVVPNRNMILLSLAIAKAVNIGAGRVDYGAHGGDHVLYPDCRPEFVEAMNHVAGIANFESVTLHAPYLYTSKADILREGLAMGLDYAHTWTCYEGRELACGVCGSCRERLAAFAVNGVADPLAYSVSNAVGQR; the protein is encoded by the coding sequence ATGTCATCAACACCCCCAGTGGCGAATAATACAGCCACCACGACTGTCGTTATCTATTCCGGTGGAATGGACTCTTTTACCGTGCTTCACCGCGCCTTACGTGAAGGCCTTAACGTACACGCACTTTCCTTTGACTATGGTCAGCGCCATGCCCGCGAACTCGACACTGCACGCCAAGTGTGCGCTTCGCTGGGCCTGCCCCATCAAGTGGTTGATATTCGCGCGATACACGGTTTGATTGATAACTCGGCGCTCACCAACCCAGACCAGTCCATGCCCCAGGCTGACTATGACGCGGAGAACCTGCGCGCTACCGTGGTGCCCAACCGCAATATGATTCTGCTCTCTCTGGCGATTGCCAAGGCTGTCAATATTGGCGCTGGCCGAGTCGACTATGGTGCCCATGGTGGCGATCACGTGCTCTACCCCGACTGTCGTCCCGAATTCGTCGAAGCGATGAATCATGTAGCTGGCATTGCCAACTTCGAGTCGGTAACGCTACACGCCCCCTATTTATACACAAGTAAGGCCGATATCTTGCGCGAAGGCCTCGCCATGGGGTTGGATTATGCCCATACATGGACGTGCTACGAGGGCCGTGAACTCGCCTGTGGCGTATGCGGCAGCTGTCGCGAACGGTTGGCCGCCTTTGCGGTCAATGGAGTCGCCGATCCACTGGCTTACAGCGTAAGCAACGCAGTAGGTCAGCGCTGA
- the queE gene encoding 7-carboxy-7-deazaguanine synthase → MYQVKEAFYTLQGEGAQAGRASVFCRFSGCNLWSGRQVDRATAKCTFCDTDFIGTNGINGGKFATAAALAEHIAALWPSQSGSAQSKATPYVVFTGGEPLLQLDATLIATLHSHGFEVAVETNGTLAPPPGIDWLCVSPKGNNPLAVTQGDELKLVYPQEDAPPEQFSSLGFRHFFLQPMDLAPLNQDKTTVAEVTAYCMANPQWRLSLQMHKLAGFD, encoded by the coding sequence ATGTATCAGGTCAAAGAAGCGTTTTATACCCTGCAAGGGGAAGGCGCCCAAGCGGGCAGAGCGAGCGTGTTCTGTCGTTTCAGCGGCTGTAACCTGTGGTCGGGACGTCAGGTTGATCGGGCGACCGCTAAATGTACTTTTTGCGATACTGACTTTATTGGCACTAACGGTATCAATGGCGGCAAGTTTGCCACAGCCGCTGCCCTTGCTGAGCATATTGCCGCGCTGTGGCCCAGCCAAAGCGGTAGCGCCCAGTCAAAGGCGACGCCCTATGTAGTGTTTACCGGCGGCGAACCACTGCTACAGCTTGACGCCACGCTGATTGCGACGCTGCATAGCCATGGGTTTGAGGTGGCCGTCGAGACCAACGGTACGCTGGCACCGCCCCCAGGCATTGACTGGCTGTGTGTCAGCCCTAAGGGCAACAATCCGCTGGCCGTTACTCAAGGCGATGAATTAAAGCTCGTCTATCCTCAGGAGGACGCTCCCCCAGAGCAGTTTTCAAGCCTAGGGTTTCGCCACTTCTTTTTACAGCCGATGGATCTTGCCCCTCTCAATCAGGATAAGACTACCGTCGCTGAAGTGACCGCCTACTGTATGGCTAATCCTCAGTGGCGCCTGTCGCTACAAATGCACAAATTAGCAGGTTTTGATTAA
- a CDS encoding 6-carboxytetrahydropterin synthase — protein sequence MSLFVQQLTHIDVSLWCSQRGLVGCSWQVDAVLDGELGEDGMLFDFGEVKPWIKRTLDGGLDHTLLVPTQAPGITVTECPEGLCVRTTTPYPMEVRGPKEAFSLLPWQAIEPDTVAEHLSQQLTEQRPKNVHQVTLTLSDEVIEGAAYGYTHGLKRHLGNCQRIAHGHRSRLHIFQQGVRQPKLEQQWAAWLDNRYLLEEADITSRDNDFLTCGYRAAQGDFSIMLPQSLCAVLPGPTTVENIAAWLAKEVATQSGVTTRIQAFEGINKGAIGMFTPSATPSQL from the coding sequence ATGTCCCTATTTGTTCAACAACTGACCCATATCGATGTTTCCCTCTGGTGTTCCCAGCGCGGCTTAGTCGGCTGTAGCTGGCAAGTAGACGCAGTGCTGGATGGCGAGCTGGGCGAAGATGGCATGCTGTTCGATTTTGGTGAAGTCAAACCGTGGATCAAACGCACGCTGGATGGCGGTCTCGACCACACCCTGCTGGTGCCCACTCAAGCACCTGGGATCACGGTAACAGAGTGCCCTGAAGGTTTGTGTGTGCGTACAACTACCCCCTACCCGATGGAAGTGCGCGGCCCAAAAGAGGCCTTTAGCCTGCTGCCCTGGCAGGCTATTGAGCCCGACACGGTCGCTGAACATTTAAGCCAGCAGCTCACCGAACAGCGCCCTAAAAATGTCCACCAGGTCACCCTAACGCTTAGCGACGAGGTCATTGAAGGCGCTGCCTATGGATACACCCACGGCCTGAAACGCCACCTGGGCAACTGCCAGCGTATTGCCCACGGCCACCGTTCGCGGCTACATATCTTTCAGCAAGGGGTGCGTCAACCTAAGCTCGAACAGCAGTGGGCAGCATGGCTGGATAATCGCTACCTGCTTGAAGAGGCGGATATCACCTCCCGGGATAACGACTTCCTTACCTGCGGCTATCGGGCCGCCCAAGGCGATTTCTCCATTATGCTGCCACAGTCGCTATGCGCAGTCCTTCCCGGCCCTACCACGGTAGAAAATATCGCTGCTTGGCTGGCGAAAGAGGTTGCCACGCAAAGCGGAGTAACCACGCGCATTCAGGCCTTCGAGGGCATTAACAAGGGCGCTATTGGCATGTTTACGCCTAGTGCTACACCAAGTCAGCTATGA
- a CDS encoding YkgJ family cysteine cluster protein, translating to MSEECRAGCGACCIAPSISSAIPGMPEGKPAGIRCVQLDEHNLCRLFGNPSRPRVCARFNFDASVCGEHREEALATLIWLEQDTR from the coding sequence ATGAGTGAAGAGTGTCGTGCAGGGTGTGGCGCCTGCTGCATCGCGCCTTCAATTAGCTCAGCTATTCCCGGCATGCCTGAGGGCAAGCCAGCGGGCATTCGCTGCGTACAGTTAGATGAGCATAATCTGTGCCGTTTGTTCGGGAACCCAAGCCGCCCCAGGGTCTGCGCGCGGTTTAACTTTGACGCTAGTGTATGTGGCGAGCACCGGGAAGAGGCGCTCGCCACTTTGATCTGGTTGGAGCAGGATACCCGTTAA